A section of the Campylobacter porcelli genome encodes:
- a CDS encoding 30S ribosomal protein S1, with product MAEANKFVNNDIDKIELEEDFATMFEESLKSEEATVCDGVIVNIKDDEVYVDIRKKSEGVMSISEITDENGNLLFNIGDSIKVAVTGSKNGRPSVSHKKALRKEKVKAFIDNFDENAENIFDVKIISKNKGGFVAVNDDGIEFFMPRSQSGFKDPNQAMNKSFKVKVIKIDKENQSIVVSRKKLVDEDRKKRKEIVSTILENKDIIEGTIKKITTYGMFVDVGGIDGLVHYSEISYKGPVNPNTLYKEGDKVDVKIIKYDNEKKHLSLSIKAAAPDPWEEIKDGLEVGDTIKVTVSNIEPYGAFVDLGNDIEGFLHISEISWDKNIKNPKDFIKENEELDVEVIEINPASRRLRVSLKNLLPKPFDEFSSKFKEGDVVKGIVTTLTNFGAFVRVGGLEGLLHNEDSSWDRNDKCKDMFKAGDEVEVKIIKIDPKEQKISLSQKDLKASPAMEYARSHSIGDIVSGTIRDIKDFGIFVSLDGNVDALIRKEDIGSLDIDSLKIGDSIEAAIAFIDEKKNRIRLSVKRLAKQKEREVLNEINDDDKMTLGDIIKEQLA from the coding sequence ATGGCTGAGGCGAATAAATTCGTTAATAATGACATTGACAAAATCGAGCTAGAAGAAGATTTTGCTACTATGTTTGAAGAGTCTTTAAAGAGTGAAGAAGCTACCGTGTGCGATGGTGTAATCGTAAATATCAAAGATGATGAAGTCTATGTAGATATACGCAAAAAATCAGAAGGAGTGATGAGTATATCTGAGATCACTGATGAGAATGGAAATTTGCTATTTAATATCGGTGATAGCATTAAAGTAGCAGTAACAGGCTCTAAAAATGGCAGACCTAGCGTATCACATAAAAAAGCTCTTAGAAAAGAGAAGGTAAAGGCATTTATAGATAATTTTGATGAGAATGCTGAGAATATATTTGATGTAAAGATTATATCAAAAAATAAAGGTGGTTTTGTCGCTGTTAATGATGATGGTATAGAGTTTTTTATGCCTAGATCGCAAAGCGGATTTAAAGACCCAAATCAAGCTATGAATAAGAGCTTTAAAGTCAAAGTAATTAAGATTGATAAGGAAAATCAAAGCATTGTAGTCTCACGCAAAAAGCTAGTTGATGAAGATAGAAAAAAGCGTAAAGAGATAGTATCTACAATCTTAGAAAATAAAGATATAATAGAAGGCACAATCAAAAAAATTACAACATATGGAATGTTTGTAGATGTAGGTGGAATAGATGGCTTAGTCCATTATAGCGAGATTAGCTATAAAGGTCCAGTAAATCCAAATACTCTATATAAAGAGGGTGATAAGGTAGATGTCAAAATTATTAAATATGATAATGAGAAAAAGCATCTATCGCTATCTATTAAAGCAGCGGCTCCAGACCCATGGGAAGAGATTAAAGATGGCTTAGAAGTAGGAGATACTATTAAGGTAACTGTAAGCAATATCGAGCCTTATGGTGCTTTTGTTGATTTGGGTAATGATATTGAAGGTTTTTTACACATTAGCGAAATTTCTTGGGATAAAAATATAAAAAATCCTAAAGATTTCATCAAAGAAAATGAAGAGTTAGATGTAGAGGTTATAGAGATTAACCCAGCTAGTCGTCGCCTAAGAGTAAGTCTTAAAAATTTATTACCAAAACCATTTGATGAGTTTAGCTCTAAATTTAAAGAAGGAGATGTGGTAAAAGGTATAGTAACTACTCTTACTAATTTTGGTGCTTTTGTAAGAGTAGGCGGATTAGAGGGCTTATTACATAATGAAGACTCATCTTGGGATAGAAATGATAAGTGTAAAGATATGTTTAAAGCTGGCGATGAAGTAGAGGTAAAAATCATTAAAATTGATCCAAAAGAGCAAAAAATCTCTTTAAGCCAAAAAGATTTAAAAGCTAGCCCGGCTATGGAATATGCTAGATCTCACTCTATAGGCGATATTGTAAGTGGAACTATAAGAGATATTAAAGATTTTGGTATATTTGTAAGCTTAGATGGCAATGTCGATGCTCTAATTAGAAAAGAAGATATAGGTTCACTTGATATTGATTCTTTAAAAATTGGAGATAGCATAGAGGCTGCTATTGCTTTTATTGATGAGAAAAAGAATAGAATTCGCCTAAGCGTAAAAAGATTAGCTAAAC
- a CDS encoding 4-hydroxy-3-methylbut-2-enyl diphosphate reductase, protein MKIELAKNYGFCFGVKRAIKIAENSAGSQESTSATIGELIHNSLEIDRLKDKFRVKTLKNINELTDEKKAIIRTHGITKGDLQRLKTTGIEIIDATCPFVTKPQNIVEKMSNEGYEIVIFGDINHPEVRGVMSYSTKTVHVVLSKDELESAKLPQKVAVISQTTKKIEDFMTIVTYLMQRVKEVRVFNTICNATLENQEAVRELATKADVMVIVGGKNSSNTKQLYLIAKNLCKDSYLIESQDELNSSWFKDKKYCGVSAGASTPEWVIQNVIKELENIDKICNG, encoded by the coding sequence TTGAAGATTGAACTTGCTAAAAATTATGGATTTTGTTTTGGCGTTAAAAGAGCTATTAAAATAGCTGAAAATTCAGCCGGTTCGCAAGAATCCACATCAGCCACAATCGGAGAATTAATACACAATAGCTTAGAAATTGATAGGTTAAAGGATAAATTTAGAGTAAAAACCTTAAAAAATATAAATGAGCTAACTGATGAGAAAAAGGCAATTATCCGCACTCATGGCATTACAAAAGGTGATTTGCAAAGGCTTAAAACCACTGGAATAGAGATAATAGACGCTACTTGCCCATTTGTAACCAAACCGCAAAATATCGTAGAGAAAATGAGTAATGAAGGCTACGAAATAGTGATATTTGGGGATATTAATCATCCTGAAGTAAGAGGCGTTATGAGCTATTCGACTAAGACTGTTCATGTGGTTTTGTCTAAAGATGAATTAGAAAGTGCTAAACTACCTCAAAAAGTAGCAGTAATATCTCAAACTACTAAGAAAATTGAAGATTTTATGACTATTGTAACCTACCTTATGCAAAGAGTAAAAGAGGTTAGAGTCTTTAATACAATATGTAATGCGACCTTAGAAAATCAAGAGGCCGTAAGAGAGTTAGCCACAAAAGCAGATGTGATGGTAATCGTAGGCGGTAAAAACTCATCAAATACCAAGCAGTTATATTTAATAGCTAAGAATTTATGCAAGGATAGCTATTTGATTGAGAGTCAAGATGAGTTAAATTCATCTTGGTTTAAAGATAAGAAATATTGTGGCGTAAGTGCTGGGGCTAGCACACCTGAGTGGGTTATACAAAATGTGATAAAAGAGCTTGAAAATATCGATAAAATTTGTAATGGTTAA